The proteins below are encoded in one region of Fibrella aestuarina BUZ 2:
- the recG gene encoding ATP-dependent DNA helicase RecG produces MTERTTFFETRLEYLKGIGPQRAELLNKELHLFTVADLIQYFPYRYEDRTRFYTISELMESMPSAQVRGRIRDWHTEGEGPKKRLVASFTDGTGTMDLVWFQGLTWVEKNLRRDGEYVAFGKPQEFQSKFSIVHPELDAVRADAEPDASLTPVYNLTDKLRKRFIDNKVMAKAMRSLLENAWPHIHETLPASLIDKFRLVGKREAMWNIHLPQSTAWLRQAERRLKFEELFYNQLRLISNKLLQKEEHPGQIFQKTSLLTHFYKHLLPFPLTGAQQRVLREIHKDCLTGRQMNRLLQGDVGSGKTIVAFITMLLAIDNGAQACLMAPTEILADQHYNGLKPYADAMGLNLGILTGSTKTKRRKVLHEELQSGQMHIIVGTHALLEDVVQFRNLGLCIIDEQHRFGVAQRAKMWAKNPVVPPHILVMTATPIPRTLAMTLYGNLDISIIDELPAGRKPIKTVHKYDKHRAEVFGFMRQQIELGRQVYVVYPLIEESETLDYKDLTDGHESIQRAFPQPKYQVGILHGKMDAFSKDYEMTRFAKGETQILVATTVIEVGVNVPNASVMVIESAERFGLSQLHQLRGRVGRGAEQSYCVLMTDYKLSSDTKTRLETMVRTNNGFEIADVDLQLRGPGDLAGTQQSGLTDLRLADLAKDGAVLTAARESAQLILEEDPNLVLPENAPIRNHVDAVGRTKSDWSRIS; encoded by the coding sequence ATGACTGAACGGACCACCTTTTTTGAAACCCGGCTCGAATACCTCAAAGGCATCGGCCCCCAGCGGGCTGAATTGCTGAATAAAGAACTGCACCTGTTTACCGTTGCCGACCTGATCCAGTACTTCCCGTATCGCTACGAAGACCGGACCCGGTTCTACACGATCAGTGAGCTGATGGAGTCGATGCCGTCGGCGCAGGTGCGGGGCCGGATTCGCGACTGGCATACGGAAGGCGAGGGCCCGAAAAAACGGCTCGTGGCTTCCTTCACCGACGGCACCGGCACGATGGACCTGGTGTGGTTTCAGGGGCTGACGTGGGTGGAGAAAAACCTGCGTCGTGATGGCGAATACGTGGCGTTTGGCAAACCGCAGGAGTTTCAGAGCAAATTCAGCATCGTCCATCCCGAACTCGACGCCGTGCGGGCCGATGCCGAGCCTGACGCCTCCCTGACGCCCGTTTACAACCTGACCGACAAACTTCGCAAACGCTTCATCGACAACAAGGTGATGGCGAAAGCGATGCGCTCGCTGCTCGAAAATGCCTGGCCGCACATCCACGAAACGCTGCCCGCCTCCCTGATCGACAAGTTTCGGCTGGTGGGTAAACGCGAGGCGATGTGGAACATTCACCTGCCCCAAAGCACTGCCTGGCTGCGGCAGGCCGAACGCCGCCTGAAATTCGAGGAGCTGTTCTACAATCAGTTGCGGCTGATCTCGAACAAGCTGTTGCAGAAAGAGGAGCATCCCGGCCAGATTTTCCAGAAAACGAGTCTGCTGACGCACTTCTACAAGCACCTGCTGCCGTTTCCGCTCACGGGGGCCCAACAGCGGGTGCTGCGCGAAATTCACAAGGATTGCCTCACGGGGCGGCAGATGAACCGCCTCTTGCAGGGCGACGTGGGCAGCGGCAAAACGATCGTGGCGTTCATTACGATGCTGCTGGCGATCGACAACGGTGCGCAGGCCTGCCTTATGGCCCCCACCGAAATTCTGGCCGACCAGCACTACAACGGCCTCAAACCCTACGCCGACGCGATGGGTCTGAACCTGGGCATCCTGACGGGCAGCACCAAAACCAAACGCCGGAAGGTACTGCACGAGGAATTGCAATCGGGGCAGATGCACATCATTGTGGGTACGCACGCCCTGCTCGAAGACGTAGTGCAGTTCCGCAACCTGGGCCTGTGCATCATCGACGAGCAGCACCGCTTCGGCGTGGCGCAGCGGGCTAAAATGTGGGCTAAAAACCCGGTGGTGCCCCCGCACATTCTGGTCATGACGGCCACGCCCATCCCGCGCACATTGGCCATGACGCTCTACGGCAACCTCGATATTTCGATTATCGACGAACTGCCCGCAGGCCGGAAACCCATCAAAACGGTCCACAAATACGACAAGCACCGCGCTGAGGTCTTTGGCTTCATGCGACAGCAGATCGAATTGGGGCGACAGGTGTACGTGGTCTACCCGCTGATCGAGGAATCGGAAACGCTCGATTACAAAGACCTCACCGACGGCCACGAAAGCATTCAGCGGGCGTTCCCGCAGCCCAAATACCAAGTGGGGATTCTGCACGGTAAGATGGATGCGTTCAGTAAAGACTACGAAATGACCCGCTTCGCCAAGGGTGAAACGCAGATTCTGGTCGCCACGACGGTGATCGAGGTGGGTGTGAACGTACCCAACGCCAGCGTGATGGTGATCGAAAGCGCCGAGCGATTCGGCCTGTCGCAGCTGCATCAGTTGCGGGGACGCGTGGGGCGGGGTGCCGAGCAGAGTTATTGCGTGCTGATGACGGATTATAAACTCAGCAGCGACACCAAAACGCGCCTGGAAACGATGGTGCGCACCAACAATGGTTTCGAGATTGCCGACGTCGATCTGCAACTGCGTGGGCCCGGCGATCTGGCCGGTACGCAGCAAAGCGGCCTCACCGACCTGCGCCTCGCCGATCTGGCCAAAGACGGTGCCGTGCTCACCGCCGCCCGCGAATCGGCCCAGCTGATTCTGGAAGAAGACCCCAATCTGGTGTTGCCCGAAAACGCCCCCATCCGCAACCACGTCGACGCCGTAGGCCGCACCAAATCCGACTGGAGCCGGATTAGCTAG
- a CDS encoding Uma2 family endonuclease, whose product MITNLSQLDPNGTYTYADYLKWQFEQSVELIKGKLYDMSPAPRAGHQRVSMRITGELYNYFRDRTCELYTAPFDVRLPNPDYEPGYNNKVYTVVQPDICVICDPAKIDEYGCVGAPDWIIEITSPSTHKKDFNEKFDLYESAGVREYWIVVPKSAEIYAYALNGDQYVETAVYEKGSRPTSALFPDLSLDLDGLFG is encoded by the coding sequence ATGATTACGAACCTATCTCAACTCGACCCCAACGGCACCTATACGTACGCCGATTACCTGAAATGGCAGTTTGAGCAGAGCGTCGAACTCATTAAGGGCAAGCTATATGATATGTCGCCTGCCCCGAGGGCGGGACATCAGCGCGTTTCTATGCGCATCACGGGCGAGTTGTATAATTACTTCCGCGATCGTACCTGCGAACTTTACACGGCACCTTTTGATGTCCGCCTGCCCAACCCCGACTACGAACCGGGCTACAACAACAAGGTATACACGGTGGTACAACCCGACATCTGTGTCATCTGCGACCCCGCCAAGATCGACGAGTATGGGTGCGTGGGTGCCCCAGACTGGATCATCGAGATTACATCCCCCTCGACGCACAAAAAAGATTTCAACGAAAAATTTGATCTCTACGAATCGGCGGGGGTTCGTGAGTACTGGATTGTCGTGCCGAAAAGCGCCGAAATCTATGCCTACGCCCTGAACGGCGACCAGTATGTGGAAACGGCCGTGTACGAAAAGGGAAGCCGCCCCACCTCAGCACTTTTCCCCGACCTATCTCTCGATCTGGATGGGTTATTTGGATAG
- a CDS encoding bifunctional heptose 7-phosphate kinase/heptose 1-phosphate adenyltransferase: MSFSSLLPLPDLFSQFNRLRVLVIGDVMLDAYVWGRVDRISPEAPVPVVTVQRREVRLGGAGNVLLNVQALGAEAVVCSVIGTDQAGDQLQQQLTERGLNCEGLIRSASRITTIKERIIAGSQQVVRVDTETDAYITPDERTQLIEKAKALIPTCHVVLFEDYDKGVLSREAIAEITAFANDHHVPTVVDPKKRHFLDYQHVTLFKPNLKELKEGLKIDFNVDRPAELASVVGQLKERMQLAGTLITLSERGVYIDFDGAQEQLPAHVRKIADVSGAGDTVISIAACCVALQQAPRRIAALSNLGGGLVCESVGVVPIDRTRLLEEAQRLGV, from the coding sequence ATGTCTTTTTCGTCATTACTCCCCCTCCCCGATCTGTTTTCCCAATTCAACCGCCTGCGTGTACTGGTCATCGGCGACGTTATGCTCGACGCCTACGTGTGGGGCCGCGTCGACCGGATTTCGCCCGAAGCGCCGGTGCCGGTAGTGACCGTGCAACGCCGCGAAGTACGGTTGGGCGGGGCAGGCAATGTACTGCTGAACGTGCAAGCCCTAGGGGCTGAAGCCGTAGTCTGCTCGGTCATCGGTACTGACCAGGCGGGCGATCAACTTCAGCAGCAACTTACCGAACGAGGCCTCAACTGCGAAGGGCTCATCCGGTCGGCGTCGCGCATCACGACCATCAAAGAGCGCATCATTGCCGGGTCGCAGCAGGTGGTGCGGGTCGATACCGAAACCGACGCCTACATCACTCCCGACGAACGTACCCAGCTAATCGAGAAAGCGAAGGCGCTTATCCCGACCTGCCACGTGGTGCTGTTCGAAGACTACGATAAGGGCGTGCTGAGCCGCGAGGCCATCGCCGAGATCACGGCCTTCGCCAATGATCACCACGTACCCACGGTAGTCGACCCCAAAAAGCGGCACTTTCTTGACTACCAACACGTCACGCTGTTCAAGCCCAACCTGAAGGAACTGAAAGAAGGCCTCAAAATTGATTTTAATGTGGATCGGCCAGCCGAGTTGGCGAGCGTAGTAGGGCAGTTGAAAGAGCGAATGCAGCTCGCCGGAACGCTGATCACCCTGTCGGAACGCGGCGTCTACATCGACTTCGACGGAGCGCAGGAGCAGCTCCCGGCGCACGTCCGCAAGATTGCCGATGTGTCGGGCGCGGGCGATACGGTCATCAGCATTGCCGCCTGTTGCGTTGCCTTGCAGCAAGCGCCCCGTCGCATCGCCGCCCTATCGAATCTGGGTGGCGGACTGGTCTGCGAAAGCGTCGGCGTCGTCCCCATCGACCGCACCCGCCTGCTCGAAGAAGCCCAGCGGCTGGGGGTGTAG
- a CDS encoding YpdA family putative bacillithiol disulfide reductase: MTTSEHPYDVIIVGGGPCGLAAGIEAAKSGLTHLILEKGSITESIRRYPKLMRFFSTAENIEIGGIPFPISGVKANRNEALQYYRKVAAYFQLNTKMFTEVQKVQKQGDLFIVTTTNGDTFQAYKVILATGYFDKPRWLGIPGEDQAHVSHYYDEPFQYSFTKVVIVGAANSAVEAALELYRHNVDVTVVHRGEDFKPTVKYWLIPDVKNRVKEGKIKTAFDSCVTRIGPDYVRMHNLKTGETQTIPADFVLMLTGYTPDAELLTRCGIDLDPDTQIPVYDKQTFETNVPGLYVCGTVMAGIYTEKVFIENGREHAIAIIDHIVGREEIHKVNELIQRI, translated from the coding sequence ATGACTACAAGCGAACACCCTTACGATGTCATCATTGTGGGCGGTGGCCCCTGCGGACTGGCAGCGGGCATTGAAGCCGCCAAAAGCGGTCTGACCCACCTTATTCTGGAAAAAGGCAGCATTACCGAGTCGATTCGGCGGTACCCAAAACTGATGCGCTTTTTCTCGACCGCCGAAAACATTGAGATCGGTGGTATCCCGTTTCCGATTTCGGGCGTGAAGGCCAACCGCAACGAAGCCTTGCAGTATTACCGCAAGGTGGCGGCCTATTTCCAGCTAAATACAAAGATGTTTACGGAGGTGCAGAAGGTGCAGAAGCAGGGCGACCTGTTCATTGTCACGACGACCAACGGTGACACTTTTCAGGCCTACAAAGTCATTCTGGCAACGGGCTACTTCGACAAACCCCGCTGGCTGGGTATTCCGGGTGAAGATCAGGCGCACGTCAGCCATTATTATGACGAGCCGTTCCAGTACTCATTTACCAAGGTGGTGATTGTGGGGGCGGCCAACTCCGCCGTTGAAGCCGCGCTTGAGTTGTACCGCCACAATGTGGATGTGACGGTGGTGCACCGGGGTGAGGATTTTAAGCCGACGGTGAAGTACTGGCTTATTCCCGACGTGAAAAACCGGGTGAAAGAAGGCAAGATTAAAACGGCATTCGATAGTTGCGTAACGCGCATTGGGCCCGATTACGTCCGGATGCATAACCTGAAGACGGGCGAAACCCAGACCATCCCCGCCGATTTTGTCTTGATGCTGACGGGCTACACCCCCGACGCCGAACTGCTCACTCGTTGCGGTATTGACCTTGACCCCGATACGCAGATTCCGGTCTACGACAAGCAGACATTCGAAACCAACGTACCTGGACTATATGTCTGCGGCACGGTCATGGCGGGGATTTACACCGAAAAAGTGTTCATCGAAAATGGCCGCGAACACGCCATCGCCATCATCGACCACATCGTCGGCCGCGAGGAAATCCACAAAGTCAACGAGCTGATTCAGCGGATTTAA
- the priA gene encoding replication restart helicase PriA translates to MNETATNTLFSYSTTEEITVFADLILPIPVPRLFTYRVKRDMVEAIKVGARVIVPFGKSRVITAVVAKLHNQPPQNYQARYVLELLDEYPLVTGYQLQLFDWMSTYYMCCIGEVLNVALPSGLKITSQSKVQFNPDFDYPELLNEQESALLEQLKKHPSLSYEELGRLAGEVNVPTLIKSLVDKRAVIVFDEVKEKYVPKMVRKVKLHPNYEQPEQLLALLQRLDKLPKQQEVVMRYLRHVPMQRNPALNKNGLDKTILNQDDELSQSSLGTLIKNEVFLTFEVIQPRFADTFSPQKEIKLTPAQQTAADSIMAQFGEKGIVLFHGITGSGKTEVYIDLVQKVLASGSQVLYLLPEIALTTQIVVRLQKVFGDKMGIYHSKFSDNERVEVWKGIVSGQFQFVVGVRSAVFLPFDNLGLVIVDEEHETSYKQHDPAPRYHARDVAMMMAQWQQAKVLLGSATPSIETYYQAKQGRYGLVELFQRYGDANLPFIALVDVKRERKQKTMKNEFSSVLYEALADNLERKQQSILFQNRRGYSPYLQCEDCEWTSQCLNCAVSLTYHMRAAELRCHYCGHKETVPKVCPTCGSTKVKTVGYGTEKLEDQLQIMFPDARIQRMDLDTTRAKNAYQQIISEFEAGKVDILVGTQMITKGLDFDNVSLVGIFDADRIIHFPEFRATERAFQMITQVSGRAGRRADRQGRVLIQTGNPTQPVLQKVIDNDYLGLYEDEIGERRDFNYPPFSRLIKLTVRHTDQRISKRAADRLRAELAEKLGDERVLGPEEPLVERIRNQFLYDILVKLEKDKINVKAVKTFIQERITDILTDKGLRQVSIVIDVDCL, encoded by the coding sequence ATGAATGAAACGGCAACAAATACACTATTTTCCTACTCGACTACCGAAGAAATCACCGTCTTCGCCGATCTGATTTTGCCGATACCCGTGCCACGTTTGTTCACGTACCGGGTCAAGCGCGACATGGTCGAGGCGATCAAGGTGGGGGCGCGGGTGATTGTACCCTTCGGGAAGAGCCGGGTCATTACGGCCGTCGTGGCGAAGCTTCACAACCAGCCGCCCCAAAACTACCAGGCCCGCTACGTGCTCGAACTACTCGACGAATACCCGCTCGTGACGGGCTATCAGTTGCAGTTATTCGATTGGATGTCAACCTACTACATGTGCTGCATCGGCGAGGTGCTCAACGTGGCGTTACCGTCGGGCCTGAAGATCACGAGCCAGTCGAAGGTGCAGTTCAACCCCGATTTCGATTACCCCGAACTGCTAAATGAACAGGAGTCGGCCCTGCTCGAGCAACTGAAGAAACACCCGTCGTTGAGCTACGAAGAACTGGGCCGCCTGGCGGGTGAAGTGAACGTACCCACGCTGATCAAATCGCTGGTCGACAAGCGGGCGGTCATCGTGTTCGACGAGGTGAAAGAAAAATACGTACCCAAGATGGTGCGGAAGGTGAAACTCCACCCCAACTACGAGCAGCCCGAACAGTTGCTGGCGCTGTTGCAACGGCTCGACAAGCTACCGAAGCAACAGGAGGTGGTCATGCGTTACCTGCGGCACGTGCCCATGCAACGCAACCCGGCGCTCAACAAAAACGGCCTCGACAAAACCATCCTGAATCAGGACGACGAATTGTCGCAATCGTCGCTGGGTACGTTGATCAAGAACGAGGTGTTCCTCACGTTCGAGGTCATTCAACCGCGCTTCGCCGATACGTTTTCCCCGCAGAAAGAAATCAAACTGACGCCCGCCCAGCAAACCGCTGCCGACAGCATCATGGCGCAGTTCGGCGAGAAAGGCATCGTGCTCTTCCACGGCATCACGGGTAGCGGTAAAACCGAGGTCTACATCGATCTGGTGCAGAAGGTGCTGGCGAGCGGATCGCAGGTGCTGTACCTACTGCCCGAAATCGCGCTGACGACCCAGATTGTGGTGCGCCTGCAAAAAGTCTTCGGCGATAAAATGGGCATTTACCACTCCAAGTTCTCCGACAACGAACGCGTGGAGGTTTGGAAAGGCATCGTGTCGGGGCAGTTTCAGTTTGTGGTGGGCGTACGGTCGGCGGTGTTTCTGCCGTTCGACAACCTTGGTCTGGTGATCGTGGACGAAGAGCACGAAACCTCCTACAAGCAGCACGACCCGGCTCCGCGGTACCACGCCCGCGACGTGGCGATGATGATGGCCCAGTGGCAGCAGGCCAAAGTGCTGCTCGGTTCGGCCACGCCCAGCATCGAAACCTACTACCAGGCCAAGCAGGGGCGCTACGGGCTGGTTGAATTGTTTCAGCGATACGGCGACGCCAATCTGCCGTTTATCGCGCTGGTCGACGTGAAGCGCGAACGCAAGCAGAAGACGATGAAAAACGAGTTTTCGTCGGTCTTGTATGAAGCGCTGGCCGATAATCTGGAGCGGAAACAGCAGAGTATTCTGTTCCAGAACCGGCGCGGCTACTCGCCCTACCTGCAATGCGAAGACTGCGAATGGACGAGCCAGTGTCTCAACTGCGCCGTCAGCCTAACCTATCACATGCGGGCGGCCGAACTGCGCTGCCATTACTGCGGCCACAAAGAAACGGTGCCCAAAGTCTGCCCTACCTGCGGTTCGACCAAGGTGAAGACGGTGGGTTACGGGACCGAGAAGCTCGAAGATCAGTTGCAGATCATGTTTCCCGACGCCCGCATTCAGCGTATGGACCTCGACACCACCCGTGCCAAAAATGCCTATCAACAGATTATCAGCGAGTTTGAGGCGGGTAAGGTCGATATCCTGGTCGGGACGCAGATGATTACGAAGGGTCTCGACTTTGACAACGTGAGCCTCGTCGGTATTTTCGACGCTGATCGGATCATTCACTTCCCTGAATTCCGGGCAACCGAACGGGCGTTTCAGATGATCACGCAGGTATCGGGCCGGGCGGGGCGCCGGGCCGACCGGCAGGGGCGCGTGCTCATTCAGACCGGCAACCCTACACAGCCGGTGCTGCAAAAAGTGATCGATAACGATTATTTGGGTCTCTACGAAGACGAGATCGGCGAACGGCGCGACTTCAACTACCCGCCCTTCTCCCGGCTCATCAAACTGACCGTGCGCCACACCGATCAGCGCATCAGCAAACGCGCCGCCGACCGCCTCCGCGCCGAACTAGCCGAAAAGCTGGGCGACGAGCGCGTGCTGGGGCCGGAAGAGCCGCTGGTGGAACGCATCCGCAACCAGTTTCTCTACGACATTCTGGTCAAGCTTGAAAAGGACAAGATCAACGTCAAGGCGGTGAAAACCTTTATCCAGGAGCGTATCACCGACATCCTCACCGACAAAGGCCTCCGCCAGGTCAGCATCGTGATCGACGTGGATTGTTTGTAA
- the treY gene encoding malto-oligosyltrehalose synthase — MYNPVSTYRVQLHAGFTFAHLQQQLNYLHQLGVTTLYAAPTLAATPGSTHGYDGIDPQRINPEIGTVAQLRELSQWLRDRGMGWVQDIVPNHLAYHPANPWVTDVLEKGQQSVYAGYFDIPGTNELFSGTLMAPFLGKPLKNIIAGGELQVAYQHQRLVLAYYENHFPLAPHTYAHVLTTPVGTTVEPANVPAALAQWLDQIDGLYVPEPTHPTVYEGNVATQGQQAQPEARRAHSTADEHTTAAAAWDAARLELAALMEDNDEVRAYVEYRLATINQSVDELHALTEDQHYRLCDGEETRRRINFRRFFTVNGLLCLAVERPEVFEHVHSLIQELVDDGTFQGLRVDHVDGLFDPAGYLDNLRRAMGDESYIVVEKILEPGENLPNWPIQGSSGYDYLALVNNLLTDATGEAAFTTFYQQLVGNATSVHDQMFSRKAYILYHDMGGELANLYKLFYNQQLVPAERMATINETMFLLTLAELLVRCPVYRFYGNQFPLPADEAEAVRQLLDSVRERAVEFGASVDLLTDIWLQKPLEGDADYNARALRFYQRCMQFTGPIMAKGVEDTLLYTYSRFIGHNEVGDSAEAFGMDIDTFHLAMQDRQAQWPLAMNGTSTHDTKRGEDVRARLNVLTALGDEWPQTAQRWLSLSAAQRPNNMPDPNDAYFVLQTLVGAYPYEEGSTAWDQEDNFGGRMRKYLEKALQEAKRHTSWVRPNKPYMEATYAYADAWLDKNGPLWPELDAFINRIADFGIVNSLAQVLLKFTTPGMPDVYQGCELFDLSLVDPDNRRAVNYELRTQLLTALQSDQAPQPDRLWESRRTGQIKLWLTHKLLTERREHPDFWASAGYVPLPVDGTHRDHVLAFARQTDTAGYVVIVPLHLARLANQTGATDPLALDWQDTRVTLPGTGTWTDVLTGRTVAGSTIQLAEGWPLGLFKRRA, encoded by the coding sequence ATGTACAATCCTGTCTCGACCTATCGCGTGCAATTGCATGCCGGCTTTACCTTCGCCCACCTGCAACAGCAGCTCAACTACCTGCACCAACTCGGTGTAACCACCCTCTACGCCGCGCCTACCCTGGCTGCCACCCCCGGCAGTACCCACGGGTATGATGGCATCGACCCGCAACGGATCAACCCCGAAATTGGTACCGTCGCGCAACTGCGGGAACTGAGCCAATGGCTACGCGACCGGGGTATGGGCTGGGTGCAGGATATTGTGCCTAACCACCTTGCTTACCACCCCGCCAACCCCTGGGTGACGGACGTGCTGGAAAAAGGGCAGCAATCGGTCTACGCGGGCTATTTCGATATTCCCGGCACCAACGAGCTGTTCAGCGGTACGCTGATGGCGCCGTTTCTGGGCAAACCGCTAAAGAACATCATCGCGGGGGGCGAGTTACAGGTGGCTTATCAACATCAGCGGCTGGTGCTGGCCTACTACGAAAACCATTTTCCGCTGGCCCCGCATACCTACGCCCACGTGCTGACCACGCCCGTCGGCACCACGGTTGAGCCAGCCAACGTACCGGCGGCACTGGCTCAGTGGCTCGATCAGATCGACGGGCTCTACGTACCTGAGCCGACGCACCCGACCGTTTACGAAGGTAACGTAGCCACGCAGGGCCAACAGGCGCAACCCGAAGCCCGCCGTGCCCATTCGACAGCTGATGAGCATACTACCGCGGCTGCTGCCTGGGACGCTGCCCGGCTGGAACTGGCCGCCTTAATGGAGGATAACGACGAGGTGCGTGCTTATGTCGAGTATCGGTTAGCCACCATCAACCAATCGGTCGATGAACTGCACGCGCTCACCGAGGATCAGCACTACCGGTTGTGCGATGGTGAGGAAACACGGCGGCGCATCAACTTCCGGCGTTTTTTCACGGTCAACGGCCTGCTGTGTCTGGCGGTGGAACGCCCAGAGGTATTCGAGCACGTGCATTCACTCATTCAGGAACTGGTTGACGACGGTACGTTTCAGGGCCTGCGCGTCGACCACGTGGATGGGCTGTTCGATCCGGCGGGATACCTCGACAACCTGCGTCGGGCGATGGGCGACGAATCCTACATCGTAGTTGAAAAAATTCTGGAGCCGGGCGAAAACCTACCCAACTGGCCCATTCAGGGAAGCAGCGGCTACGATTATCTGGCGCTGGTCAATAATTTGCTGACCGATGCGACGGGTGAGGCGGCTTTCACCACCTTCTACCAGCAACTGGTGGGCAATGCGACGTCGGTACACGATCAGATGTTCAGCCGCAAGGCCTATATTCTGTATCACGATATGGGTGGCGAACTGGCCAACCTGTACAAGCTTTTTTACAATCAGCAACTGGTGCCGGCCGAGCGCATGGCGACCATCAACGAGACCATGTTTCTGCTGACGCTGGCCGAACTGCTGGTGCGATGCCCGGTTTATCGGTTCTACGGCAATCAGTTTCCGCTCCCGGCCGATGAAGCGGAGGCTGTTCGGCAGTTGCTCGATTCTGTGCGCGAACGGGCTGTTGAGTTTGGGGCATCGGTCGATCTGCTGACCGATATCTGGCTGCAAAAGCCACTCGAAGGCGATGCGGATTACAACGCCCGCGCCCTGCGGTTCTACCAGCGCTGCATGCAGTTTACGGGACCAATCATGGCAAAAGGCGTGGAAGACACGCTGCTGTATACCTATTCCCGCTTCATCGGTCATAACGAAGTGGGCGATTCGGCGGAGGCGTTTGGCATGGACATCGACACTTTCCACCTGGCCATGCAGGACCGGCAGGCGCAGTGGCCGCTGGCCATGAACGGCACGTCGACCCACGACACCAAACGGGGTGAAGACGTACGCGCCCGCCTCAACGTGCTCACGGCCCTAGGTGACGAATGGCCACAGACCGCCCAACGCTGGCTTTCGTTGAGCGCCGCCCAACGCCCCAACAACATGCCCGACCCCAACGACGCTTACTTCGTGCTCCAAACGCTGGTTGGCGCTTACCCGTATGAGGAAGGCTCAACGGCCTGGGATCAGGAAGACAACTTCGGCGGGCGGATGCGTAAGTACCTGGAGAAAGCCTTGCAGGAGGCCAAGCGGCACACGAGCTGGGTACGTCCCAACAAACCGTACATGGAGGCAACCTACGCCTACGCCGATGCCTGGCTCGACAAAAATGGCCCGCTCTGGCCCGAGCTTGACGCGTTCATTAACCGCATTGCCGATTTCGGGATTGTCAATTCGTTGGCGCAGGTGCTGCTGAAATTCACCACGCCCGGCATGCCCGACGTTTATCAGGGCTGTGAACTGTTTGACCTGAGCTTGGTAGACCCCGACAACCGGCGGGCGGTCAACTACGAGCTACGAACCCAACTGCTGACCGCGCTTCAGAGCGACCAAGCGCCACAACCCGACCGGCTCTGGGAAAGCCGCCGCACGGGTCAGATTAAACTCTGGCTGACGCACAAACTCCTGACCGAACGCCGCGAGCATCCGGACTTTTGGGCGTCGGCTGGGTACGTTCCCCTACCCGTAGACGGTACGCACCGCGACCATGTACTGGCGTTTGCCCGCCAGACCGACACGGCTGGGTACGTCGTCATTGTGCCGCTACACCTGGCTCGCCTCGCCAACCAAACCGGCGCTACCGACCCACTCGCGCTCGACTGGCAGGATACGCGGGTGACACTTCCCGGCACTGGTACCTGGACGGATGTGCTCACGGGCCGCACCGTGGCTGGTTCAACCATTCAACTCGCCGAAGGCTGGCCGCTGGGCTTGTTTAAACGCAGAGCGTAA
- a CDS encoding murein L,D-transpeptidase catalytic domain family protein, whose translation MHLYDDLDLELLGLNRRAYELGVSGMQYVAKPKPLLLLADMTQPSVNKRLYVIDLANRKLLFQTYVAHGQGSGTLRPRQFSNVASSMQSSLGFYRTMGRYWGKHGLSLKLKGLEPGINDRVFDRNIVLHGAAYVCEDTIRHTGMLGRSQGCPAVPDALSTPIIKTVEGGATLFVYYPDSQYLATSSFINGKRESLAVAAR comes from the coding sequence ATGCACCTGTACGACGATCTGGACCTGGAATTACTGGGGCTGAACCGGCGGGCGTATGAACTGGGCGTGAGCGGGATGCAGTACGTAGCCAAACCAAAACCCCTGTTGCTGCTGGCCGACATGACGCAGCCCTCTGTTAACAAGCGCCTGTACGTCATCGACCTGGCTAACCGGAAACTGCTGTTTCAGACGTACGTGGCGCATGGGCAGGGCTCAGGTACGTTGCGGCCCCGCCAGTTTTCAAACGTGGCGTCCTCGATGCAGTCGAGTCTGGGGTTTTACCGCACGATGGGTCGTTACTGGGGAAAGCACGGCTTATCGCTCAAATTGAAAGGGCTGGAGCCGGGTATCAACGATCGCGTGTTTGACCGAAACATTGTGTTGCACGGGGCGGCCTATGTGTGCGAAGATACCATCCGCCACACCGGCATGCTGGGCCGCAGCCAGGGATGCCCCGCTGTTCCTGACGCCCTGTCGACGCCCATTATCAAAACCGTAGAAGGTGGCGCTACGCTGTTTGTGTACTACCCCGACAGCCAGTATCTGGCTACGTCGTCGTTTATCAACGGAAAGCGTGAGTCATTGGCGGTAGCGGCCCGGTAA